The DNA region AACCTTTTTAAATCTTGCATTccaagctcttggagcttgTTTGAGCCCATAGATTACCTTGTTTAACTTGCAGACATAATGGGGAGTTAGTTTGTTGACAACATATTCCAGCTCAACTTTTAACACTCCAaatcatttctctttctttcacctAATCATTCAACGCCCGGATCAATTTTAACCTCTccaatagttttatttaataaaattcaacaccttaccctactattttcattttatattcttatttttatttaatttgataacaacacatttataataataactaaaattaagaaaagttacagtattattttttaaattgaaattttatatttttagctaatttttaatataacaaaattataaaatatgaaaataacaagagtttattagagaagaatttgaaaatatattagaaatgatgaatttttttgtattggaaTAAAATGAACTaagtctctatttatagtgtgtaaaaaatgttgaattttgatatataaattattttataaaaaaaatatttactacataataattaattttgaataataaggtaaaaaaaaaatttcaaaatcttaCTTTTCAATAAGAATACAACACATGTCTCCCTCTCctaaccttttttctttttcgaaaaaaaaaacaaaaacaaaaacaaaaattagaacgTGGCATATGTGATGTGGGCCCCAAAAAATCAGAATTGATTCAACAAGGATGAATCCacgtagattttttattttcttcgaCACCCTCACTGCAGTAATGAAGCAGTTGAGGGCAATGGGACACGGAGCTTAcagaccaaaaaaagaaaacttatcgATTAAACCAGCTCAATCAAAGCTAGTTAGAGAAAGATTGCTCTTGTGaaattgattttcttgtatCTTATTTGCAAGTGCTCAGAGCGCTGTTTAGTGTTTTGAGAGTTGTTTAAACAAGGTACATTGCAAATGTTACGACTCTAGTACAAATATGTTTTTGATACTTGAGACATTATAACTTTTGTTCTTTAACATTAAATTTCAAAGAATAATTCAGAACCGAAACAGGGGTAgactaaaagaagaagatacaaacaCAACAATATTCTGGGTCATAGACTCATATGGTTCCTCAACGCAGCCTACAAGAAGGTAAGAAACGGTGTCGTCGTGTGGCATCTTCCTCCTATTCAACTCTTTCTATCCATTCTTCCTCAAGACTACTCTATGACCAATTCTTTCTAAGATGAAAACATTCTAAGAAGGCATATCCAAAAACTTTTTGTNNNNNNNNNNNNNNNNNNNNNNNNNNNNNNNNNNNNNNNNNNNNNNNNNNNNNNNNNNNNNNNNNNNNNNNNNNNNNNNNNNNNNNNNNNNNNNNNNNNNNNNNNNNNNNNNNNNNNNNNNNNNNNNNNNNNNNNNNNNNNNNNNNNNNNNNNNNNNNNNNNNNNNNNNNNNNNNNNNNNNNNNNNNNNNNNNNNNNNNNNNNNNNNNNNNNNNNNNNNNNNNNNNNNNNNNNNNNNNNNNNNNNNNNNNNNNNNNNNNNNNNNNNNNNNNNNNNNNNNNNNNNNNNNNNNNNNNNNNNNNNNNNNNNNNNNNNNNNNNNNNNNNNNNNNNNNNNNNNNNNNNNNNNNNNNNNNNNNNNNNNNNNNNNNNNNNNNNNNNNNNNNNNNNNNNNNNNNNNNNNNNNNNNNNNNNNNNNNNNNNNNNNNNNNNNNNNNNNNNNNNNNNNNNNNNNNNNNNNNNNNNNNNNNNNNNNNNNNNNNNNNNNNNNNNNNNNNNNNNNNNNNNNNNNNNNNNNNNNNNNNNNNNNNNNNNNNNNNNNNNNNNNNNNNNNNNNNNNNNNNNNNNNNNNNNNNNNNNNNNNNNNNNNNNNNNNNNNNNNNNNNNNNNNNNNNNNNNNNNNNNNNNNNNNNNNNNNNNNNNNNNNNNNNNNNNNNNNNNNNNNNNNNNNNNNNNNNNNNNNNNNNNNNNNNNNNNNNNNNNNNNNNNNNNNNNNNNNNNNNNNNNNNNNNNNNNNNNNNNNNNNNNNNNNNNNNNNNNNNNNNNNNNNNNNNNNNNNNNNNNNNNNNNNNNNNNNNNNNNNNNNNNNNNNNNNNNNNNNNNNNNNNNNNNNNNNNNNNNNNNNNNNNNNNNNNNNNNNNNNNNNNNNNNNNNNNNNNNNNNNNNNNNNNNNNNNNNNNNNNNNNNNNNNNNNNNNNNNNNNNNNNNNNNNNNNNNNNNNNNNNNNNNNNNNNNNNNNNNNNNNNNNNNNNNNNNNNNNNNNNNNNNNNNNNNNNNNNNNNNNNNNNNNNNNNNNNNNNNNNNNNNNNNNNNNNNNNNNNNNNNNNNNNNNNNNNNNNNNNNNNNNNNNNNNNNNNNNNNNNNNNNNNNNNNNNNNNNNNNNNNNNNNNNNNNNNNNNNNNNNNNNNNNNNNNNNNNNNNNNNNNNNNNNNNNNNNNNNNNNNNNNNNNNNNNNNNNNNNNNNNNNNNNNNNNNNNNNNNNNNNNNNNNNNNNNNNNNNNNNNNNNNNNNNNNNNNNNNNNNNNNNNNNNNNNNNNNNNNNNNNNNNNNNNNNNNNNNNNNNNGGTACTACTATTTCATGATTAAATCaacatttgtttgtttaatgaCCGTTAAATAGTGTTATTATTCTAATTAATGTatcttatataattatattaatcagTTATTTATATAGACTGTGTCTGCGTTTTGATAACTTCAttgaattttagaaaataattgtgGTGAATACTGAAATCTGAAATGGACTCCAACATTAAACATTCGCTAAATGCACAGCTTCTTCTATAATTGTGAGTGCTAAATAAGTAATCAAATTTCTATAATATAACATAATCACTTGTACGCATGATCTACTTATATTagtctaattaaaaaaatataaatatatacaattaaaggaaagagttgacaaaaaatattCCTTAGAAAGATTAGTAACTATTTCACGAAGAGAGTGGTGACTGGTGAGCCATATGCTAAGCTCAAACCAAGCTTGTAATCCTTGTTCTTATGATCCAAATTTGCAGAAAGAAGACACTCGAGTCCCACATATAATTCCTTTCCAAGAAGTGCAGATACAACACCGTTAGAATCAATCTTTCCCTGGACACGAGACTGAAACAAAAGCTCATAATATTAGAACTATTAAAACGGATTTACAGAagacattgttttcaatttccaTCAAATCTATGAAAATAGCAATATTTACCTGTTCAGAATTGCAGTCATACCCAACACTAGCTTTAACATCTCTTGAAAAGATATTGTACGCAAAATCAGTGGCGAGTGAAACCTGATTATGAGCAGAAAGATACGTATTATTATCTGTCATGATTATTATTATCACATCGAGCGAGcttaaagagaaaattaaatgcGAACGTCCCATTACCTTCTTTGAAATCTTATGAACATAGGTCATAAATACATTACACTTGCCCAGATGCAACCTGTTAGTAAAGAAAAGTTCTTAATATGATACTTTCTACGTATTGGGGTTGTAAGCTGTCTAATAAAGTGACTTAGAAGAAACATTACCATCTTATCAGTCTCGTACCCACACCGGACTTTTGAGGCACATTGGTGCAAAAGACCTCACCACCCAAAGATAGACAGGGTGTCACACGCTGTATTGAAAACTACTATCAGTAATCAAAATAACAACTTTTACAGTAAAATATGAACagtcatttctttttcttttgtagtatTTGTGAGCTAATTGTTATCGATTTGACGTATTATTGGCTGTTGCCATAATCTTTTTATAGACCAAGTACTTAATTTTTTCAGTATTTGTGTATACAAAGAATTTGCAAATACTAATTATACAATACAGAGACAATTAATAATAGTGGCTAATGCCAGAAATCAAATTAGAAAGAGTTGAGAAAACTTAGAACAGGACTGAGAGTAGCAAATTTACCTGGATATATGTTGCTGCAGTTAGGCCATTGATCCCGAGTTGAAATTGAGCTCTGTAGTTTAGAGGCTACAGATATGTGAGCCAAAAAGAAATTAAGTTAAAGAAACTATTCATCAAAACGTTAAATCACAAAGATAGCCAAATCTTCAAAACAGAGATAATAAGATTGTAAGAAAACACATTTTGGACAAACGTGACTCATTTCTTAGCTGGAAAAAGAAGATTGTAAGAAAACAGATTTTGTGAAGCGAATAAACACCATAGAATGATTAACAGTATCTCTAGTTGCAACTAATGCTCAAGAAGTGATCTGCTGCAACAGTTACCTTTGTATCTGCCGTCACAGTCAACTTATCAGTTATAGCGTATTTCACTGTCGCAGTTAGTCTACCATCAGTAGTAACACCTCCAGTAAGTGCCAGCTGCAACAAAAACactcagaacaaaaaaaagagagttcaattaaacattaatccaataacacagaTATTCTTTTGATATCCAAATAGTTTACNTCTTTTGATATCCAAATAGTTTACTACCTTTGTGTTCAAGTAGTAGGCAGCAAGTCCATAAGATGCTCCTGGCGCCATCGTTGAACTGTTCGACACAAGAATAAACGGGCTTAACGAGAAACACCaaataaaaacaaggaaaagaaaaaaattgtttgcaaatatgactgtaaacaaaaaacataaccaCCTGATATTAAACTTTCCTTAAAAAAAGGCTGGGGAGTAGTCGTTCAAATGTAAACTACTGAAATAATCACGGTTTAAAATAtctgcacaaaaataaaataaaactggtTACAACAATAGTTGACAAAATGACTTTTGTTGACTACCAAGAATAAAGACAAGACTTTTGAATGCAAATCCGGATCAAATTGAACAATTTGTAACCATACTAGATAGTTTCTACTGTATGAGTAAATCTTGTAAGACCACCTTGAAACGAAACGGTAGCCTAAAGTGCTCGAACTTGGccaatacaaaacaacaaaagacaGTTAATTAAATCTCTAACACGACAATACAATGCACTCATGAAGCCAGACTACTCATCGGATATCTCCAATTTTTCGATTCCAACACACTAATCAAGAAACACATAGATTTAATGAGATATCCGGGGAATTCAATAAGTTACCGTGGAAGCAAAAGAATTAGAATATTAagttattagaaagataagaaaatCTCGATCGGCAAAAGATACACTTAACTGTAAGCTTCGCTAGTGATCTCGTCATATCCAACAGGACAAGTGGTGAGGTTCGAGTTATCAACTTCCTCATTGGCTTGTTCCGTCGTAAGAGATCAGCAGCCATCGCTTCGCTGCCGTTATTGTCTCGAGTCCGCGTCTTCGAATTTTGTGCTGATTTGCTTGCTCGGCTTTCACAGGCACCAATCTCTGCTGCACATTACAAACCAATTACACacacccaaaaaacaaaaaacaaaaaacaaaaaagatttaagCTTTAATAACTTCCGATTAGGAATTTTCAACAAGGAGGGATGCCTTTGTCTTTGTGTACCTTTAAAACTTGTTATCTCTCTGCAATGGGACCAAAAACCCTGAAAGCTTCAGAACCGGTTTAATCCACCCGACCGGATAAAATAAaactggtttttttttcttcttttttttttttttttttttttttttttttttttttttttttttttttttttttttttttttttttttttttttttttNNttttttttttttttttttttttttttttttttttttttttatgtttttcttttctatacaATAATAATCTTTGCgtctattaaattattaatccgcttattcattaattatctttatttaGTGGTcggtacaaaaattaatttgttcaGAGTTTTAGGTAGGGGGGGGAATAGTGTAAATTAAGATTACGTTTCAACAGGTTTAATTATTGACTTTACAATTTAGTTTGGACATTGCTGAacctaaaaaaggaaaatttgtgGTTTACTATAGGTTTTACCCAATTCGAATATAGAGTTTACATAGTTAACGAATTTGACTTTATCGTATGGTAATTCGATCCTTGAAAAGATCGAGGTAAACAATTTACCATAAAATTACATCAaagacagaagaaaaaaattatgatactGTATATAATGGAAGCAAACTAAACTTGGGTTCAGATGTTGGAGAAAACACTAGACAAGCATATTATCTCAATCGGATATATTGCAAAGTTGACCAATACTAGTCTACTACATATTATCTAAGTTCCTGATAATGATCTATATCTCTCGTGACAAAAAACTTCGATAATAGTTCATATCAATGCGTCTTTGACATTTGGTTCCACTAGCAAGAAGATCCACCATAATTAACCTCATGTTGGATCTGAACTATTCCAAGTTCCACCATCTAtttgacattttattttatgaatgttTCTCTTTCTCACCAGGATGACATTTACTACTGTGGGTTTTTTTAACTTCCTTCCAAGCCAATATTCGTCTATAAGCACACCCTAATTTTTTATTCTCGTTCCGGTGGTTTCGCATTTATAATGTGGCTATAGGTTTTGGGGTTTATCTTCTaactattttatgtttaatccaatatttattgtttttgtttcattgtgaTGTTTATAGTTGATTCTTATATAAGAACAATACTGTATATATGGAGTTTTCTAAATTTATGTACGCACTCTAGTTCAGTAAGTTTCCTCTTACAGTATATCGGAATCGGATATTTATAAGTCTATGTCATCAACTTTGTTTTTGGCGTTCATCAATAAAGTTTTCTTAGTGAATTAATATATGATAACTAACACCAAAAAATTGAACCTGCTTAGATATGCATATTCAAGTAATATATGCGTATGCTTTATCTtaagtatatataaatgtatgtaTACATGCGTATGCTTCATATATAGGTTaaatttttaagtatttttgtttaatagttttcaaaatatatatgcttatatGCTTCATATTGATTATATACAGTAACTAAACTAGCTAgtaaaaacaagataaattatccccaaaaaaaaagagactaaatatatcttaaacccatcaaaaatataaactacAGTTTTTATTCTTTCTCACCTATTATTACAAGAATAACCCCAACAAAAGCCAACACACTTTCGACAACCCCAAGTGAGAAAGTGAAAGAGAATAACAACTGTGCCTTAAGAAATTATTAGTGAAATAACCCTTTCATGATTCATCTCATATTTAAACATTAGTCTCTCACACTaagtctaaaccctaactaaTTCAATTTATAATCCAtctttatgtatatacataacacacacacacacatatatgtatACTGTTTACTTttcaattctatatatatatggctgaTGGTCACGACTCACGATACAAATCCTACCAAATGGCCCTCTTAACcaaaaacttcttcatcttctttgattaATTTGCCACCTCGCACGTGTGAAAAGTCAAGTTCTCTTCGCTACGTGTGAAAACTCTCTTCCCCAATTTAAAACCTACAACACTACGATTAGTACGAACAATTCAATGTCTGCTTCCGGCTTAGCTAGCCGGAAAAAGGATCCGGTGTACAGAGGAATCCGTTGCCGAAGTGGGAAATGGGTTTCTGAGATTCGTGAGCCGAAGAAAACCACTAGAATCTGGCTTGGGACTTACCCCACGGCAGAGATGGCAGCGGCGGCCTACGATGTGGCTGCTATGGCTCTTAAAGGAAGAGAAGCCGTCTTGAACTTCCCCGAATCCGCCCGGTCATACCCGGTTCCCGTATCAACATCTGCAGCGGATATACGAACCGCTGCGGCCGCTGCAGCATCAGTGAAAGGATGTACTGAGGAAGgggaggaggagaaagaggcaaagaagaagaagagtagtagTAATAGTTCGAAGTCGAGAGCGCGTGAATGCCACGTAGACAATGATGCGGGGTCTTCGTCGTGGTGTGGAACAGAGTTTATGGACGAAGACGAAGTCTTGAATATGCCTAATTTGCTGGCTAATATGGCCGAAGGGATGATGCTTGCACCACCGTCGTGGATGGATTCTCGACCGTCCGATGACTCTCCGGATAATTCAAATGACGAGGACTTGTGGGGCTATTGATCGGGTCGTGTTGTCCACGTATATGTATGTTATCATAttgttcttttgttggtttgttttgttcattATATCACTTATATTATGATATATCAAAtcatatgttttaattaaatatgggtgtttcttgtattgttgaattagggtttgtttttttttctttctggagTTTTAGGGTTATCAATTAGGGCTTTATCAGCCTTATCCTACTGATTTACCCTTAATTTCACGTCTTCATGTGTTGATTTATATCATTAAtcttgtattatttatatttgcaGCATATATAGTTCATgttatttagttttttattcattctatatatattaagatgAGATTATGATCTAATATATAGCCCCTCGCGCGTatacatgaactacaaaagtcTTAAACACATGTATACTTCAGTATAAATCAACGCCGCATTTTAATTTGGCAAAATTTTCATGTTTCTCAATTAAAGATCCTATAGTATGATCTTTGTggaattttctcttctttggtgagattaatcatttttttataacccataatCAAGTGTTTTGACTTTCTATATatcattctttttattataatgCATTGTTATCTACATACACACAacatatatctatctatatttcGGCACATGTTCGTTGCTATATATTGCAAAGATATATATTCGGAAATCCATCCAGCGATCTATATGCCACTTAATTCGTCTTGTAGTATATGTGTTAATGTTATTATATGAATCAATCGATTGATTGATGCTTATTTACACAAcgatatatgtattatattcatctagtattccttttaaaaagttttgatgtcctgagtttccttttttagatatgtttttgttataaagGTTGTGCCATATATGTATGGACATGAGTGGTGTTTTCTTACTTGGTCCTTTTTTGTCGTTTTCTTtggtaaaaaataaagttatgttttttttttgtgacactAACAAGTGATAAGTTTTGTATTAAAATCTTAGTCTTTCTTACTACATATACCCCATATGGTTTATGCTTAAATGTCATTTTGATAAatatcacacaaattaaaaaattgggATGTAAACatttcattaaatatttatatataaaacaatttaacTCTTGGTAAATTTTACTTCTTAATATTAACATGTTTTTACTTAACTATGTCTATATGTTGTGCTTTGCACGATTTATATAACATGAATTAGAGAAATTCTATTATGTTTCAAGGTTTAACGCCAAAAAGTTGGTGCAAAAAGAATTAccaccatttctttttttttgcaagcaACCAATTTTTTTACCTGAAACGGACAAAGATGGGTT from Camelina sativa cultivar DH55 chromosome 3, Cs, whole genome shotgun sequence includes:
- the LOC104771561 gene encoding mitochondrial import receptor subunit TOM40-1-like is translated as MAPGASYGLAAYYLNTKLALTGGVTTDGRLTATVKYAITDKLTVTADTKPLNYRAQFQLGINGLTAATYIQRVTPCLSLGGEVFCTNVPQKSGVGTRLIRWLHLGKCNVFMTYVHKISKKVSLATDFAYNIFSRDVKASVGYDCNSEQSRVQGKIDSNGVVSALLGKELYVGLECLLSANLDHKNKDYKLGLSLAYGSPVTTLFVK
- the LOC104771583 gene encoding ethylene-responsive transcription factor ERF027, producing MSASGLASRKKDPVYRGIRCRSGKWVSEIREPKKTTRIWLGTYPTAEMAAAAYDVAAMALKGREAVLNFPESARSYPVPVSTSAADIRTAAAAAASVKGCTEEGEEEKEAKKKKSSSNSSKSRARECHVDNDAGSSSWCGTEFMDEDEVLNMPNLLANMAEGMMLAPPSWMDSRPSDDSPDNSNDEDLWGY